The Cyanobacteriota bacterium genome includes a region encoding these proteins:
- the sppA gene encoding signal peptide peptidase SppA has protein sequence MKKKGAFAESLITMNSLTKVKESIIAASLVIFCLLSLVLGLYLIKKNNSEDNSKSEILSQLRSDRVAVIGLEGMIMDSFKSRSPFSSSLNIAYVKDQLNKAIEDKKTKAVLLRMNSPGGTVAASQEIYQLVQKLKAINKPVIVSMSDVCASGCYYIASAADHIVANPGTLTGSIGVISSSLNFKGLLDKLGIMDQTFKAGKYKDLGSPTRPLTPEEKTILDALLADSYDQFLDDVAAGRAIDRTELESIAEGLVYTGRQALAKSLVDELGSYSDAQQATRDILQNQYSYDAKDIKFVETWKMNKLSGLEDMLDLNISSMLSNLNFQTLWMMN, from the coding sequence ATGAAGAAAAAAGGAGCTTTTGCTGAAAGTCTAATAACGATGAACAGTTTAACTAAAGTCAAAGAGTCAATTATTGCAGCAAGCCTAGTTATTTTTTGCTTATTGAGTTTAGTTCTTGGACTTTATCTCATAAAGAAAAATAATTCAGAAGATAACTCTAAATCTGAAATCCTAAGTCAACTTCGTTCTGATCGAGTCGCTGTGATTGGGCTTGAAGGAATGATAATGGATAGTTTTAAATCACGAAGCCCTTTTTCTAGTAGCCTCAATATTGCCTATGTCAAAGATCAATTAAATAAAGCTATCGAAGACAAAAAAACCAAAGCAGTTTTGCTGCGCATGAATAGTCCAGGTGGCACGGTTGCAGCGAGTCAAGAGATTTATCAATTAGTACAAAAACTCAAAGCTATCAATAAACCCGTGATTGTCTCGATGAGTGATGTTTGCGCTAGTGGTTGTTACTATATTGCAAGCGCAGCCGATCACATTGTTGCTAACCCTGGTACGCTGACTGGAAGTATTGGTGTAATCAGCTCATCACTTAATTTCAAAGGACTACTGGACAAACTAGGAATTATGGATCAGACATTTAAAGCGGGTAAGTATAAAGATCTTGGTTCTCCAACACGTCCATTGACTCCTGAAGAAAAAACAATATTGGATGCTTTACTTGCTGATAGTTATGATCAGTTCCTTGATGATGTTGCAGCTGGCAGAGCTATTGACAGAACAGAACTTGAATCCATTGCTGAGGGTTTGGTTTACACTGGACGTCAAGCTCTGGCAAAGTCATTAGTTGATGAGTTAGGTTCCTACTCGGACGCCCAGCAAGCTACTCGTGATATTTTACAAAACCAATATTCTTATGATGCTAAAGACATTAAATTCGTTGAGACTTGGAAGATGAATAAGCTATCTGGACTTGAGGACATGTTAGATCTCAATATTTCTTCAATGTTGAGTAATTTGAATTTTCAAACTTTGTGGATGATGAATTAG